In Prionailurus viverrinus isolate Anna chromosome D1, UM_Priviv_1.0, whole genome shotgun sequence, the DNA window CCTTGTGCCATCCAGCACAAGGAGAGCCCCCTGGCCGGTCCACCCTGCCAGCGCAGGGCTCTGGACATACGGAGGCCTGGCCAGGGTGAGCGTCAGGGGTGAGGACGCCGGGCTGCTGGTGTGGGGCGTACTGAGCTGTGTAGCTGTGTCAGGTGATGGTGTGAATCCGCGATGGCTCCCTAAAGGATCCATCCTGTGCGCTGGGAAGTGGCATCAAGGGCAGGCTGGCGaacgggccgggccggggcctgGCCCTCAGGCtgctctcccccccacccccctgccccccagctccgCAGCGGGGAACGGATCAAGCTCATCCCCCTCCTCTGCATTGTCTGCACCTCGGTGGTGTGGGGCTTtgccctcttcttcttcttccagggACTCAGCACCTGGCAGGTGAGTAGTCATCCTGCCGAGAAGGTGGGGAGTCGCCCACAGGCTCGTTGTGAGCCAACAAATGGCCAGTTCTCTTTTCAAACACCATTTGTGAGCACCTGCTGAACTCTGTCACAGCtgctttctcatttaatcttcccaacttTCAGTACACCAGCATGGAGGTATCCCCATTTTACTCATGAGgcagctgaggttcagagaggccaagtgaccggcccgaggtcacacagccagtgagtgggACATCTGGGGTTTGAAGCCAGAAATGCCAGGTTCTCCCTTTTGCCTCACAGGCACCCGCCATGAATCAGGCTTCAATTCTGTGATCAGAACTAAGTCTAGCATGGTCTCTTCCTTTGAAGTACTTAAAatctagtgagagagagagagagagagagagagatgaacaaTTCCTGGACTGCTCTTTGCAATATGATATAGGAGGTGAAGGTATGGGCAAGACAGGAAGGAGGAATGGACAcgagggcagaggacagaggagatccaggaaagcttcctggaggaggcagactGTGCTCGTGGCCTTATAGGCCTTGGGTGATGAGAAAGCACCCTGTGGCCCACAGATGCTGTGACCTGAGTAACGTTACAGAGGCAGAACTAGACGAGGCAGATTTGGAGTCCGTGAATGCACTAATTTGGGAGCTGAGTGAAAGACTGAGCTCCTGAGGGCAAGGCAGTTCTGGTCTTCTCGGTGGCCTCAGCGTGGGGCACAGACAGTCCCCAGACACAGTAATGTCCGGGCAGGGTTTGCCGGATAGGGTTATGGGTGAGCATGGAGGACCACGAGTGCCTTAGGTCATGGCCCACAGGTCATAGCTCCTGTTGTCCTCGAGCAGGGCTGCGTGACCAACCAATAATACTTTGGAGAAAAAGTGATCCTGGAGTCACTGATGAGAGCAGGGGGCAGAGTCCGAGGCAGGGAACCAAGTTAGGAGGCTTTTGAAGCCTTCTAGTGTCTCCAGGTGATCTCAGCCCTGTGCAGGAGGGCTTACATAAAGGGCAGGAGAATCTGAGGGTAGAagtgaaaggaaagggaaggacagAAGCCAGCGTCCTCGGGGAGAAGCGTGTAACAGCCAGTTCTTAGGTGTGGGAGACGAGGCAAGGGCGAGTCGGAGGAGGGTGCTCTCCTGCCTGGCGCCGGGAGCAGGGCAGCCCCAGGGAGCCGGCAGCAGGTCTGGCCCCAGCCTTGGTGGGCAGTGTCCGCAGGCggctctccctgttcctccccagaAAACCCCCGCAGAGTCTCGGGAACACAACCGAGACTGCATCCTCCTGGACTTCTTTGACGACCACGACATCTGGCACTTCCTCTCCTCCATTGCCATGTTCGGGTCGTTCCTGGTACGTGAGACTCTTCTGCCCAAGCATGGGGAGAGGCCGAGGCCGGCCCCTTGCCTGTGCTTGACTCAGCGTCCACCCCCCAGGTGTTGCTGACACTGGACGATGACCTGGACACCGTGCAGCGGGACAAGATCTATGTCTTCTAGTGGGAGCCAGGCCCCTCGCTTTACTCAGGGGGCCCTgagctcctctgtctccctgcccagAGCCCCTGCAGCTCTGGGGGCGTGCATCCCCGCCCTGCAGCCCAGTGTGGGTAGTGGCGGGACAGCGAGGCCCAAGCTTGGCCCGGGACAGTCACAGCGGTGGGCCTGGCCGCTGCCCTCTGCTGAGAAGGAGGCCTCCTCCCGCAAGACCCCAGATGTTGGCCACGTGTTGCTGCTTCTCAGTGTTGAGGGCCTCTCAGGGGCCCTGTCCGTTGGCTCTCCGTCTGTTCCTctgcaggaggaaggaggaaagtgtTGCCCTGCCCAGTTCATGCCTTGCGTTCTGccagtccctcccctccccacgaGCCTATGACTGCGAGCCCTTTCTTCTCCCTGAGTTCCAGTCCAGGGCCCGGTTGGGCCTGATTCTCTGTCCTGCACCAGGGCCCCATAGCGCTTTGGGGCCATACCTGACTGCCATCACTGCCCATTCCAGCCAGGATGAATGGGCTGTAGGATTTTGGAGGCTGGCCAGCTGGTGCCACCCTTTTGGTGCTATGGCCTAAGAGGGGCTTCAGGCAGTGCTGCCTCCTCCCTTTGACCTGTGCTTGGAGCTGGTTCTGTGGTAATAAGGGTCAGCTCATGTGTGAGAGTCGCCTTTGAGCTGAGGGACTGAATTCAAAGGTCACCTGCCTATCTCGTCAGCCCCCAGACTGATGTTGGCACCAGGATCAGAGGGAAAGATCAGTTtacccctttccttctttttctttctaggcCCTCTCTCCTGCCAAGCCCCCACTGGGGGCCTTTCAGTGCCATTGACACTGCCCAAGAATGTCCAGGGGCAGAGGAGTGGGACACAAGGCGCCTAGCTCCTCTTGTCTCCTCATAGCCGCGGGAGCCCCAGTGCCTATCTTAGAAGGGGGCTCAGGAAGGGACATGATCTTCCTCTCAATGTCCCTAGTCCAGCCTCACTCTAGGACCTGGGGCTGGCTTCGGTGTTTCCGTCCTGTCTTTGGCCAAGTTTTGTGTTagtcacacacatatacatgtatgaaaCCTTGAAGTTTACACTGAGCCGCCCCAGCTCTGGGCCCCCTGGCTGCTCTGTCCTTCGAACCCCTTCCCCTACCCGGTTCATTCCAGATGCCAAGACTGGGGGAGGGCAGGTCAGGCCTCTGCCTTGGGGATGGGAGTGTGTCTTATTCTGCCCAACTTGTTTTTACAGCTCTCCCttgggctggggagaggaggtggaTCTGGATCCGTTTTCAGAACTCCGTTTAATGTCTGTTGCCATGCTATGgttgcatttctgttttctatgAATGGGTCTGCATTCAATTAAAGAAACAACCGGACGCAGCTCCTGGGCCCGTTTGCTCCTCCTTTCTGGGTGGAGATGTTGAGAATGAAGGGTGGGGCAGCGGTCCTACATTTTCCGGTTCTCCTGGTCTACCTTTCTCTTTCAACAAAAGAGATTCCCCTTTGTCTCCCCCACGTGTCCTCCCGTCCTCGGTCCCCAAGGTTATTCCTGTCCTTTGAGCAATAGCATCAATCCAGGAAACACTTACCAGGGGCCgttccaggccctgtgctgggcggAGAGGAGAGTGTGGTGAATAAGCCTTAGCAGCACCATCTCTCCTCTGCGACCCCCACCCCTTACCTGGCAAATGGCAGCAGCTTCTGGCccacctgcccgcccccccccccctacaAGTCGGGCCGGTTTCACTTCTGACCCTAGCCTCTCCGGCTGGGCAGGCTGTGTGTGCAGGCAGTACTTCCtgacatgacttttttttttttttttttttttttttttggtgagcgagagagcaagtgggggaggggcagagagagagggagacagaacctgaagcaggctccaacccacaaaccgtgaggtcatgactgagcccaaatcaggagttggatgcttaacccactgagccacccaggcactgcccctGACACGACTTGAATAGAGAATGCAGGCCGAGGCCAGGAAGGTTCTTGGGGGAACACAAGCTGCTGGTATATGGTGGGTAACTGCGCGTGGGCGGCAGGCAGGCTCCCAGAAGCGGGCGTTTGAAATGACCCTAGAAAGTTGATTTAGGTTCCAGTGGGCCTAGGATAGCAAGATCGGGGCGGTGGCAGGAAGCTGGTGAATTCACAACTCACCAGAGGTCTGCCACCCTCTAGCTGATTccccgcccctctccctgcccttcccagtAAACGCCACTGGAGGGCACCCTAGCTCTGTGCCACTGGGCTCTGGCCAGGGGAGGCAGGCTGTGGTGGGCGGGCCTCCCACCAAGGCCAGGCCTGGCTGACCCCCCTCCTGGAGGTGCCGGGTGTGCCGGTGTCCAGTGTGTGGTGGGGAGTGTCAGCCCCTCCCTGCCAAGCCGTCCTGGGAAAAGGGGTGGGGTGGTGCCACAGCCGGCAGCCCAGAGACCCTGCAGCAAGTCTCGCCTCCTGCCCCTTCGCCAGACCCCTGAGGCCGGGTGCAAGCCACATAGGAGTGAGTCTCCTTCCTGGAGGGATGGAGCCCAGTCTGTTCTTTAGGGGAGGCACAGACTGttccaaagggagggagagaggagagcggCCTCTGAGCCTCCAACCCAGCCTTGGTGTCTCAGCCCTGCCAGGCCTTAGAGATGCCCTGGATGAGGGCCAGGGTCCACTGAGCTGCTGCCCAGCCCTCAGATTATGCCCCAGCTAAAGCATCTAACTCAAGATCCACCCCAACTGGAAGCGCCCAACCTGAGCAGGGTGGTTACACCCGACAGACTCTCAGCTCCCACACGGGGGCCTCTGGGGACGTCCGGCTTCTGCCACTCATGGCCTCCCACGTGGCCTCGGGTGACATGCaccctgagcctgtttcttcacGTGTAACGCGAGGTTAGTGATTATCCCACCAGGTAGccgtgaagattaaatgagagcaTTTGCGGCAGGTCCTCAGTAAAGGAAGTTCCTAGAGCCGAACCCTCGGGAGGACAGGGTGGTGGGTTACTCCACCACGGACCTCAGGGATCTGTCCCCCagctctttccccctctccctggccAGACTCTCTTGAATTGCCCCCTACCGTCAAGTCACACACGGGGGCAGGGAGCAGTGCAGAAGGAGCAGCCCTAGGGCCAGACAGCAGGGCAGGGCTTCGTGGTCCTGTCCATAAAAGGCTTTTCCCGGCTGCTTCCCAGCCGGCAGCGCAGCTCCGCCCCGCCGGCTCCATCTCCAAAGCACGCAGAGAATGTCCCGGGCAGCCCCCGGCAGACTGCTCCAACTTGGTGTCTTTCCCCAAATATGGAGTCCGTGTGGAGTcactgggggggcggggggtggggaacgGGACGGGTTCCTCTGGCAGGGAGGGGGCCCAGGGGTGAGCCAGCGGGGGAGGCTGACATCACCGCGGCAGCGGCCCTTTAAACCCCCCACCCAGCCGGCGCCCCATCCTGTCTGTCCAAGTTCAGACACGGAGAGCTCATTCCCGCCTGCGAGTCTCGAGGAACTCCTGTAAGTGCAGGCATCCCCgggttggaggggaggtgggctagGGCTTAGGGACCACGGGGGTATTGCAGAGGGGCTCTCACGGGCCCTGGCCTGCAACCCCATGGGGGGGAAGCACGTCCTCTCCTCGTGCATTCCTCACCTCCAGATGGGAAGGTGGCCTTAGCTCGAtgagggtgggggtgtggggtgggggtgggtgggtgagatTGCTGGAATCCCTTACTTGGAGTCCTTGGACCAGGCAGCCCCAGGCTGATCTCAAGATGGCTTGGCCGGTCAGAGGGACTGATGGTGGAGACCTGAGGTCTGAGGTGACAGGGAGGCTCCCCACGTTTTTGGCCATGGTCGTACCGACAGAGTGTGTGATGGGCTCAAGGTATTGGGTTAGACCCAAGGCTCTGTCTGTCGTTCATGTAAGAGGACATCCAAGGAGGTGAGGAGGTGTGCGAGCACAGCAGTGCTGGAGAGCAGTGTCCTGCTGGCGGGCACTCGGGTCTGAGCAGCACAGAAGCCCTGGGAGCCACTGAGGCAGTGGAAAGGACCACCAGACTCCTGTACCCTGGAACAGCCAGGGTGGCCCGGTGCAGGGACCTGCGAGAGCTGCGTTTTCTAGACACATGGCTCCTTCCATCCTCTGAAATGGGAGATGACCGCACGGCAGGCAGAGGGGTGAGGGCTGGGCACCCCCAGGGGCTTTGCAGTGTTGTTCTGGATGGCTCACACAGGGCTGGGCGGGCCTGGGACCCTGGGCCTTTCCCGAAGGGTCTAGCTGGTTCCCTCAATGGTTGCTCTCCAAAGGGCAGCAGTGAATAGGGCTGCTCTTCTCTGCTTCCAGAATTTAGAGGAGCCGTCCCTCTTGCCTTCTCAGAGATCCACGTGTGCCTGCTCTTATTGGCTGTGTTCTATTTTGAAGAGCCAGGGGCCCGGCGGTCCTGGAGAGACCCCTGGTTCCTGCCGGTAACAGGTGCACGCCACCGCTTTGCAGCTGgcccttgttctttctctcagGGGAGGGGAAGCTGACAGGAGCCACAGGGCCAGAGGGTCAAAGCGGAGTCCAACTGGCCGGCCTGGCCTGCTCCAGGAGGCTTTGTCTAGAAAGGCCTCTGGGTGGGCTGCCTGGCAActgtttccctctcctcttcctacAGCTCCAAGGTGGCACTGGGGAGGTCTTGGTCAGAGGACTTAATGAGATTTCTTGGAATTCTCCACTTCCGGACTCCTCAtgcagaggcagagggtggggttGGGATGGGTGGGGTGCATTTCATCCCCTTCCCTGTTCTGATAAAAATCGAATATTGTCTCTAGATCTAGGGGCTGCAGCTTTGTGTACTTCTCACTGTGAGCCTCGATACCTTAATTATCTGCTCCGAATCTCTTAGACTGCAAGCTGGGGGTGACGGCACTCTGCTTCTGTCCTGCTCCTCACCTGCTGGCACAGGGTCTGggagggtaggtgggtggggaggacGAGGAGGGCAGGGCGGGGAAGGTGGGGTGTGCGCTGCCTGCCTGGGCTGGTGGGGTGAAGGCTGAGCGGGGCCCAGGATGAAGGATGGGCTGAGGGCACTTGGTCCCAGCTGACTCGTGGGTTTGGACCCCTCGTCTTCGCCCTTGGGCGGTtgggaagcaggggtggggaagagaggcgTTGGGCTGTCTATGGGGAAACAGAGACTCTGCTTTTGGATTCTCTGGCATCACTGGCCAGGTGAGGGTGCCGGTGCTCAGAGGTGGCCCAGCCCTCGGGCTTTTCAAACTGGAGAGAAGTGAGTTGCCCAGTGGCTGGAATCAAATGAGTTCATCTCccgtgttctttctctcaaactttGTTGTCCTCTCAGGGGATGAATGGAAAAGGAGTGGAGGCCAGAGTGGGAAGAAACAGTTTTTGTCCCTGGGTCAGGGGCTGGCTCTCCCAGGTCACCACCAGGAGGCGACTCTGGGAGGGAGTCACAGACAGTGCCTGGGAGAAGGCACAGCTCTCTGAGGGAGATGACATCATCCTCGGTGCACAGATGGGGAACTTGAAGGCAGGAAAGTTGTCAGCTACGGGCGAAGGAAGGGTTGGGCAGCTGACCCGAGACCGTGACAAGCTCCCCACGGTGGTACAGGAGAGACGGTCTGATATTGGCAAGAAAGGGAGTCGGGGGAGCACAACGACTACCCCCATCCTCAgaccattctctccctcccaacCTCTGACCTCTCTGAGGCCAGGTGATGGGTCTGGCTTCATCTGGCACCTCTCTCGGAGGGCTCTTCCGATGAGCTCTGGGTGATAGCTGGGGCCAGGTCAGGTTCCTCTTGACCAGCCACATCTGCCCAGAGGCCTACCTCGCCCGCCCTGCTGCTATAGCCTTCCCCCTACATCTCGGGGCTCTCCAGAGCAGTGCCGGCCCCAGACCTTCAGGGCAACAGCTGCTGCTGCCGTGCACGGAGAGGGGCTCCCCACGCTCTCGCTGGCAGATCCTTGGCTCTGGGATACCCTTGGAGGGCTCTGGCTCCTGGGTTACTCAGCTACTACAGTGGTGGGAGCCTGAGGGCACGAGGGAAAGTCTAGGGGTCTCTaagtgttccctctctctctctctctctatttctctctcggCTCACCTGAGGAAGTACAGCTTTTTGACCAAAACCTCTTGGGTTTTGCTGGCTTCCTAGACCTTTCCAGGGGTGGATAAGTTTGAGCCTCTTCACCAGCTGTGGGCCAGAGGCTGAGCTGACCTGGCAAAGAGCTGGACTTTTGGAGCTCCAGCTTCGGGGCTGGGGGGATAAAGCGGAGGGAGAAGTAGGGCAGGACCACCTCACGCCTAGCTGGACAAAGAAACCCGCTGCTTTATTTTGGAAGGGCCGTGTGGCCTCTTCTGGAAGGTGTCTCCAGTGCCTCCGGTCAATCTTGGCAAAGAGAGAAAGCTCTAGACCCGCCATTGTCAAACTACAGCTCATAGGCTAAGTGCAGCCTGctgtttgtgtaaataaagttttattggatcAAAGCCTGCTTGCTTGTTCATGTATCGTCTCAGGCTGCTTTCCTGCTACAATGGCAGAAACCTCATGTCCTGCAAACCCTAAAATACTTACTGTCTGGTTGCTTACAAAAAGAAGTTTACTGACCCTTGGTCTAGACTTCCAAAGATCTGGTCTCCCGTTTCTCTGGCCTCCAAGTTCAGAGGCTCCCCGGACTGAGGGGATGAGCCTGGCCCAGACGGGCAGTGCCGTGAAAACAAAATGAGGGAACGGGGAGGTAAACATCTAGGATGGGTGGCATCCCCCACACCCCCCGTCCTCCTAGAAGCCGGAAGGCCCGCCTAGCACAAGTGGGAGCAGAGTTGTTCTCCGATCCTCTgaccttctcccttctctggccTGTGCTGCTTTAGCTCTCCCTCAACATGGCCAACAAGGGTCCTTCCTATGGCATGAGCCGCGAAGTGCAATCCAAAATTGAGAAGAAGTATGACGAGGAGCTGGAGGAGCGGCTGGTGGAGTGGATCGTCATGCAGTGTGGCGCAGACGTGGGGCGCCCGGACCGTGGGCGCCTGGGCTTCCAGGTCTGGCTGAAGAACGGCGTGGTGAGTGATCCcctgggaagggggctggggctCTGCTGGAGTTGTGAGGCAGGCGCCCCGAGCTGAGTGCCGAGCTGCGTTCTGTGCCTGGCAGATTCTGAGCAAGCTGGTGAACAGCCTGTATCCTGACGGCTCCAAGCCAGTGAAGGTGCCCGAGAACCCTCCCTCCATGGTCTTCAAGCAAATGGAGCAGGTGGCTCAGTTCCTGAAGGCGGCTGAGGACTATGGGGTCACCAAGACTGACATGTTTCAGACTGTTGACCTCTTCGAAGgtacagagagaaaaggggtggAGAAGGTGGGTGCAGGACAGGAAGCTGAGGCAGAGGGGATGAAGGATGATCAAAACATGCCACACAACAGGTCTGCGTAGTAGGAACAGGATGTGCCGGAAGGGTACCAGCCAGGCTCTCGAGGGCATCGTAGGAtctcctggagcctcctttgatCCTGGGACAACCTTTGCCCCTGGGTTGGCCATTTTTCTGAGAGGTGGGGCAGGCCCTGCCCTGGAGTCCCGTGTACATGGCCCTGAAGttccccccccatccctcctttcttctcacaGGCAAAGACCTGGCAGCGGTGCAGAGAACCCTGATGGCTCTGGGCAGCTTGGCAGTGACCAAGAACGACGGGTACTACCGTGGAGATCCCAACTGGTTTATGAAGTACGCGGCCACCCGGGGTTCCTTGTGCTCCGAACCTGTGTCTTTGCAGGGAGATGGGAGGTGGCCTGGGCTGACTGTCAGGCCCAGcggggaggggaagcagagagcTGGAAGGTCCAAAGTGAAGGTCTAGGCTGGGTAGGAAATGGGTCCCTGGTACTTGCCATTCTCCCTGGTCCACGGGGTGAGCCAGGTTAAGGAAACAAAGAagtgagatggggggggggggtgacatgGGACCCGTCTAGGAAGTGACAGAGGAAACAGAGcacgggaggaggggaggggggatgaaATGTGCAGTCCTGATGAGTCTTTATCCTGGTTTCCCCTCTTCCAGGAAAGCCCAGGAGCA includes these proteins:
- the TAGLN gene encoding transgelin, with protein sequence MANKGPSYGMSREVQSKIEKKYDEELEERLVEWIVMQCGADVGRPDRGRLGFQVWLKNGVILSKLVNSLYPDGSKPVKVPENPPSMVFKQMEQVAQFLKAAEDYGVTKTDMFQTVDLFEGKDLAAVQRTLMALGSLAVTKNDGYYRGDPNWFMKKAQEHKREFTESQLQEGKHVIGLQMGSNRGASQAGMTGYGRPRQIIS